From Campylobacter suis, a single genomic window includes:
- a CDS encoding DMT family transporter: protein MTLQTKADLALIVVALVWGITFLPMGEALKTNGVFVMLFWRFFLSGIFMSLVALKLAKKFDINSVKYGVVLGVVLFSSFAFQTFALKLTYSSTVAFITGLECVMVPFIAAACFRQGVSVFAIVGAFVAIFGLWFLSDAKLGLGFGELFALLCAVFYALYTVLNGHFVVKCELYTLVCTVFFVIAIISFGCAFVFENGVIPVLDEPFFRAIVITVVFGTIFCYFLQTAMQRYTTATKAALFFSLEPVSAGFVGYYFGAEILTLWQIFGAAMIICGVLISELGAYLLSSFKTKSKEANRSY from the coding sequence ATGACCCTACAAACCAAAGCAGATCTTGCCCTTATCGTTGTCGCGCTTGTTTGGGGTATTACATTTTTGCCTATGGGGGAGGCGCTAAAAACAAATGGCGTTTTTGTCATGTTGTTTTGGCGTTTCTTTCTAAGTGGAATTTTTATGAGTTTAGTCGCACTAAAGCTGGCTAAAAAATTTGATATAAACTCAGTTAAATACGGCGTTGTTTTAGGCGTCGTGCTATTTAGTTCGTTTGCTTTTCAAACTTTTGCACTAAAGCTTACTTATAGCTCGACTGTAGCCTTTATAACTGGGCTTGAGTGTGTTATGGTCCCATTTATAGCGGCAGCATGCTTTAGGCAAGGCGTGAGTGTTTTTGCGATAGTTGGAGCATTTGTTGCCATATTTGGGTTATGGTTTTTAAGTGACGCTAAGCTTGGGCTTGGATTTGGCGAGCTTTTTGCTCTACTTTGTGCCGTGTTTTACGCGCTTTATACAGTCTTAAATGGACATTTTGTTGTCAAATGTGAGCTTTATACGCTTGTTTGCACTGTATTTTTTGTCATTGCTATTATCTCATTTGGGTGTGCATTTGTATTTGAAAATGGTGTCATTCCAGTACTTGATGAGCCGTTTTTTAGGGCGATAGTTATCACTGTTGTTTTTGGAACGATATTTTGCTATTTTTTACAAACGGCTATGCAGCGATACACTACGGCTACAAAAGCAGCACTATTTTTCTCGCTTGAGCCCGTATCTGCTGGGTTTGTTGGGTATTATTTTGGTGCAGAGATATTAACTTTATGGCAAATTTTTGGTGCAGCGATGATTATATGTGGAGTTTTAATAAGTGAGCTTGGGGCGTATTTATTATCGTCCTTTAAAACAAAAAGCAAAGAAGCAAATAGAAGCTACTAA
- a CDS encoding DUF1007 family protein, with product MRIFRVLVFVFLLAQSAFSCALCALYSPTAHVSVSLSKNQNRLDSITFIWVFSENFTQLMLQSYDVNANNELDENELKVVRSNLLDYLVPNEYLTNLAYYYDKEQEQKINLKSKDYELFIQDNRLKFKIIFALDIELKNSLVLSMESFDKGGFFNFMFENSKAHDLGDDIYFTQNSNANIAFLELSTKDVAIEFDKKPALKDLLKTPDQISKADTYAQIDALDTQKFDAITKASLGFLDRIKELMKSDKNSVKTLFFIAFFSFIYGFTHAAGPGHAKSLTGSFFAVNGGNAMDALNFAMKVGFLHVFGSFILVCVSFFALSNISETTKQASQITSIACGVLIVFISLFLLYKNLKPQKKTQNIKWSTHESGCSCSACKALEISKNGKSELGVTLAASLIPCPGVIMVFLLAFELKGYVSAAISAIFMALGMSVVIFTAAIIGAKINQKLLNKQIFKTLQIIALAFMCALGVMMILNAKGGVL from the coding sequence TTGAGAATTTTTAGAGTCTTAGTCTTTGTATTTTTACTCGCTCAAAGTGCATTTTCATGTGCACTTTGCGCACTTTACTCACCAACAGCACATGTTAGTGTAAGCCTTAGTAAAAACCAAAATAGGCTTGATAGCATTACTTTTATATGGGTTTTTTCTGAAAATTTTACTCAGCTTATGTTGCAAAGCTATGATGTAAATGCCAACAATGAGCTTGATGAAAATGAGCTAAAAGTCGTACGAAGCAACCTGCTTGACTATCTTGTACCAAACGAATATCTTACAAATTTAGCCTACTACTACGACAAAGAGCAAGAGCAAAAGATAAATTTAAAAAGTAAGGATTATGAGCTATTTATCCAAGATAACAGACTAAAATTTAAAATCATTTTTGCACTTGATATAGAGTTAAAAAATTCGCTCGTTCTTAGCATGGAGAGCTTTGATAAAGGCGGCTTTTTTAACTTTATGTTTGAAAATTCAAAAGCACACGATCTTGGAGATGATATATACTTTACTCAAAACTCAAACGCAAATATAGCATTTTTAGAGCTTTCAACAAAAGATGTGGCAATAGAATTTGATAAAAAGCCAGCCTTAAAAGATCTATTAAAAACACCAGATCAAATAAGCAAGGCTGATACTTACGCGCAAATAGACGCGCTTGATACGCAAAAATTTGATGCTATCACAAAGGCAAGTCTAGGCTTTTTAGACCGCATAAAAGAGCTTATGAAAAGTGATAAAAACTCGGTAAAAACACTGTTTTTCATAGCATTTTTCTCATTTATATATGGCTTTACGCACGCAGCTGGTCCAGGGCATGCCAAAAGTCTTACTGGCTCGTTTTTTGCCGTAAATGGTGGAAATGCGATGGATGCTTTAAATTTTGCTATGAAAGTTGGCTTTTTGCATGTTTTTGGCTCATTTATACTCGTTTGCGTTAGTTTTTTTGCACTTAGCAACATCAGCGAAACAACAAAACAAGCAAGCCAAATAACAAGTATAGCTTGTGGTGTTTTAATCGTTTTTATATCACTTTTTTTACTTTATAAAAATTTAAAACCACAAAAAAAGACGCAAAATATAAAATGGAGCACACACGAAAGTGGCTGTTCTTGCTCGGCGTGCAAGGCTTTAGAAATTAGCAAAAATGGCAAAAGTGAGCTTGGAGTGACACTAGCTGCAAGTCTTATACCATGTCCTGGTGTGATTATGGTTTTTTTGCTGGCTTTTGAGCTAAAGGGCTATGTAAGTGCGGCTATTAGTGCTATCTTTATGGCGCTTGGTATGAGTGTTGTGATATTTACCGCCGCAATAATTGGCGCAAAAATAAATCAAAAACTACTCAATAAACAAATTTTTAAAACGCTTCAGATCATAGCCCTAGCCTTCATGTGCGCACTTGGAGTCATGATGATACTAAATGCAAAGGGCGGTGTGCTGTGA
- a CDS encoding manganese efflux pump MntP family protein, producing the protein MLLLIALALAMDSVALSLANGANCQNLAFKSVAKMAFIFAFFQAVMPFLGYILGLSFVDFIKQVDHFIAFIILVFLGLKMIKDSRASQDESCLFDSLKISVLIAGAFATSIDALAVGVTFAFDDIAILNACFIIGVVCFILCILGFYLGKFAGKFLQNKALVLGGVILILLGVKILAQHLSDHGFSS; encoded by the coding sequence ATGCTACTTTTAATAGCCCTTGCCCTTGCCATGGATAGCGTAGCTTTAAGTCTTGCAAACGGCGCAAACTGCCAAAATTTAGCCTTTAAAAGCGTTGCTAAGATGGCTTTTATATTTGCGTTTTTTCAAGCAGTTATGCCATTTTTAGGTTATATTTTGGGACTTAGTTTTGTCGATTTTATCAAGCAAGTTGATCACTTTATAGCTTTTATCATCTTGGTATTTTTGGGCTTAAAAATGATAAAAGACAGCCGTGCAAGCCAAGATGAATCGTGCCTTTTTGATAGTCTTAAAATTTCAGTTTTAATAGCTGGAGCATTTGCTACAAGTATCGATGCTTTGGCGGTTGGCGTTACTTTTGCCTTTGATGATATAGCTATTTTAAATGCCTGTTTTATTATCGGGGTAGTTTGTTTTATTCTTTGTATTTTGGGCTTTTATCTTGGCAAATTTGCGGGGAAATTTTTACAAAACAAAGCCCTGGTTTTGGGTGGAGTTATACTTATCTTGCTTGGGGTTAAAATTTTAGCCCAACACCTTAGCGATCATGGTTTTAGTAGCTAA
- a CDS encoding class I SAM-dependent methyltransferase: MSASRAHLWDKKSNKYPRFDGFLTEFGGRVFEILDSWDVSFSEKSVVDVGCGTGVYTLYIAKTCTEILGIDSSFGMLEILKEDAQKFNVKNLSTSCATFDEANLEKYYDIALCTMSPAIKSKENFIKFNSCAKQKIYLNFAATRRSSLLEPFFTHFGVTPQSGSSASSLEEWLKANDISYKKQNLSEKRVAIRTKDEALENVCWHLEINGLKPDKNEIKKLFMKMEFGEQIEEEINSLMSLFVF, from the coding sequence GTGAGTGCGAGTAGGGCGCATCTTTGGGATAAGAAGTCAAATAAATATCCAAGATTTGATGGCTTTTTGACAGAATTTGGTGGTAGGGTGTTTGAGATTTTAGACAGCTGGGATGTTAGTTTTAGTGAAAAAAGCGTTGTCGATGTGGGTTGTGGCACCGGTGTTTATACGCTTTATATCGCAAAAACGTGCACTGAAATTTTAGGCATAGATAGCTCTTTTGGCATGCTTGAGATTTTAAAAGAGGATGCACAAAAATTTAATGTAAAAAACCTAAGCACAAGCTGTGCTACATTTGATGAAGCAAATTTAGAAAAATACTACGACATAGCCCTTTGTACGATGAGTCCAGCGATAAAAAGTAAAGAAAATTTTATCAAATTTAACTCCTGTGCAAAACAAAAAATTTATCTAAATTTTGCTGCAACAAGACGCTCAAGCTTGCTTGAGCCGTTTTTTACACACTTTGGAGTAACGCCACAAAGTGGAAGCAGTGCAAGTTCGCTAGAAGAGTGGCTAAAAGCAAATGATATAAGCTACAAAAAACAAAATTTAAGCGAAAAAAGAGTTGCTATTCGCACAAAAGATGAGGCTTTGGAAAATGTCTGTTGGCATCTTGAGATAAATGGCTTAAAACCCGATAAAAACGAGATAAAAAAGCTGTTTATGAAGATGGAATTTGGCGAGCAGATAGAAGAAGAGATAAATTCTTTAATGAGCCTTTTTGTCTTTTAG
- a CDS encoding cytochrome-c peroxidase: MRKIILILFFAVFALSDELFVPSLGLKYDESKAQLGKRIFFDKRISPNGTVSCESCHNLYWDFSGTVRTKVHENAINPPSIINAAHNYLYTISGNIRSLKDQIQIALLSYKQLGSSEDLIISALNKTSDYRAAFKEIYDDSINTNNIVDVLEHFIKAVYTADSPFDRYLLGNKNALSDEQKEGFEIFNKIGCSACHNGVNLGANLRHQTDFHRHMTSDEGQDIKSELFRVPPLRNIGRTAPYLHDGSIVLLKDVIERVAKIQLARSLSQDELDKLYKFLMSLSGERPRILK; the protein is encoded by the coding sequence ATGCGTAAGATAATCTTGATACTTTTTTTTGCGGTGTTTGCGCTTAGTGATGAGCTATTTGTGCCTTCGCTTGGGTTAAAATATGATGAGAGTAAGGCTCAGCTTGGTAAGAGAATTTTCTTTGACAAGCGCATTAGCCCAAATGGCACTGTTTCGTGCGAGAGCTGCCATAATCTTTATTGGGATTTTAGCGGAACGGTAAGAACAAAGGTTCATGAAAATGCGATAAATCCACCATCTATTATCAACGCTGCACATAACTATCTTTACACTATAAGCGGAAACATCAGAAGCTTAAAAGATCAGATACAAATAGCCCTACTATCTTATAAACAGCTAGGCTCAAGCGAAGATCTGATAATAAGTGCTTTAAATAAAACCAGTGATTATCGTGCGGCTTTTAAAGAAATTTATGATGATAGTATAAATACCAATAACATAGTTGATGTGCTTGAGCACTTTATAAAGGCTGTATATACTGCTGACTCGCCTTTTGATAGATATTTACTGGGCAATAAAAATGCACTGAGCGATGAGCAAAAAGAGGGGTTTGAAATTTTTAATAAAATAGGCTGCTCTGCTTGCCATAATGGTGTTAATCTAGGAGCAAATTTAAGACATCAAACAGACTTTCATAGACACATGACATCAGATGAGGGTCAAGATATAAAAAGTGAGCTTTTTAGAGTTCCACCTCTTAGAAATATCGGCAGAACAGCCCCATACTTGCACGATGGAAGCATAGTTTTGCTAAAAGATGTGATAGAAAGGGTTGCAAAGATACAGCTAGCAAGGTCGCTAAGCCAAGATGAGCTTGATAAGCTTTATAAATTTCTAATGAGCCTAAGTGGTGAGCGCCCAAGGATACTAAAATGA
- a CDS encoding metal ABC transporter permease encodes MLEILRLEFMQNAVISGILISIACGVIGSLVVVNRMGFIAGGIAHGAYGGIGIAFFFSLEPLLGASVFSLLLALLIAFITLKDRAKSDAVIGAIWAFGMAIGIILIDLTPGYNVDLMSYLFGSILTVSKSDINFMIALNLGFIIIISLFYRQLVAISFDMEFAKLRGVKTEIFYYLLVCMMALCVVATIRVVGLIMVIALLNLPPIIASRFSGSLGAMMALSALLSTIFCMCGLVLSYYFNLTSGASIILVASICFFAFCFKGR; translated from the coding sequence ATGCTTGAGATTTTAAGACTAGAGTTTATGCAAAATGCTGTTATATCAGGGATTTTGATAAGCATAGCGTGCGGAGTTATCGGCTCGCTTGTAGTTGTAAATCGCATGGGCTTTATCGCTGGCGGTATCGCACACGGAGCTTATGGTGGTATCGGTATAGCCTTTTTTTTCTCACTTGAGCCTTTGCTTGGGGCTAGTGTTTTTTCACTACTCCTTGCCTTGCTTATCGCATTTATTACGCTAAAAGATAGAGCAAAATCAGATGCGGTTATAGGCGCGATCTGGGCATTTGGTATGGCAATAGGCATCATCTTAATAGACCTTACACCAGGATATAATGTTGATCTTATGAGCTATCTTTTTGGCTCCATTCTAACGGTAAGCAAAAGTGATATAAATTTTATGATAGCCCTAAATTTAGGCTTTATAATCATCATCTCACTTTTTTACAGACAACTTGTAGCCATAAGTTTTGATATGGAATTTGCAAAACTTCGTGGGGTAAAGACTGAAATTTTTTACTACTTACTTGTTTGTATGATGGCGCTTTGTGTGGTTGCCACGATACGAGTTGTAGGGCTTATTATGGTTATCGCACTACTAAATTTACCGCCCATAATCGCCAGTCGCTTCTCAGGCTCACTTGGAGCTATGATGGCGCTGTCTGCACTACTTTCAACGATATTTTGCATGTGCGGGCTTGTGCTTAGCTACTACTTTAACTTAACAAGTGGCGCTAGCATCATCTTAGTAGCTTCTATTTGCTTCTTTGCTTTTTGTTTTAAAGGACGATAA
- a CDS encoding Fur family transcriptional regulator has protein sequence MDIENFLKEHQIQATPLRVKIIEILSKTNVPLAYDEILSQLDANKTTFYRNMELFEQHAIVVKTENNHKNFYELGSGAKAYFVCDVCHKVTSIEVPKLKNVKNIKSVVVKGVCGECE, from the coding sequence ATGGACATAGAAAATTTTTTAAAAGAACATCAAATACAAGCGACTCCACTTCGTGTAAAGATTATTGAGATACTAAGCAAAACAAATGTGCCGCTTGCGTATGATGAAATTTTAAGTCAATTAGATGCGAACAAGACGACATTTTATCGTAATATGGAGCTTTTTGAGCAGCACGCAATAGTCGTAAAAACTGAGAATAATCATAAAAATTTCTACGAGCTTGGAAGTGGTGCGAAAGCGTATTTTGTCTGTGATGTTTGCCATAAGGTAACAAGTATCGAAGTGCCAAAACTAAAAAATGTAAAAAATATAAAAAGTGTCGTTGTAAAGGGGGTTTGTGGTGAGTGCGAGTAG
- a CDS encoding EAL domain-containing protein has translation MKSKNIKFLIFLCVLVLFFMVTRMLYLNEQMKNNQYIEDTIVNLQLKNQDIDEYFLNKLVLKNYDNINNVLEELEFGLFSISGKIFDENLMKELIKAFNEKALLIERFNYINAGAITILRQSEIELESVSEYQKEIRSIMMRIKNSKFATLEDINDMENEIQMLSIKLFEQNNVISSELLAKLNFVLSSIIKMTDIAEQNTRINLKSKFKELNEIYTKHYAQEINKLKIYGLISLVLLFILAALVSWLLVASRKMQIDLELYKTAVNEGFSSIMFTDKQNLISYTNKTFERVSGYDRDELIGKNPGILKSNLHSEGFYKKIQDAVKYAKEFSSDELISRSKSGKYIYESVRFVPFVFEQKHLGFIGIKMDKTKETNIVRELELKNEQLKAQSSIDKLTGFGNYFAMGETLEEQKDGVIISIGIKNFDNLRFFYQTRVVDAMLLAFANTLKLCVQTSEINAELYRFQDDEFYLWYNGDRLGEDIGYIQDYFGFSQMQIEVDGKSETLPGLKTIIGVSLSFDTPQTNRLVQAILAKEHAKSLGNELYEYQENDAIELRYHKNQSITHLIEYAIENNTVIVECQGIFDVAKPGEKATYYEILVRIIDQSGKIRYPGEFLDVALQAQLYTQITKKVIEHAFALVERYPDYTFSVNLSGIDIIDQSVREFLDEKLQLCSDASRICFEILESEEIGDYDVIASFIKHIKGYGSKISIDDFGSGYSNYYRILELDIDNIKIDGSIIKKLPTDQNARYLVETIVTFASKQNYKIVAEFVGSPEILEQVRNFNIHYAQGFLLGKPTPADSL, from the coding sequence ATGAAAAGCAAAAATATCAAATTTCTCATATTCTTGTGTGTTTTAGTGCTATTTTTTATGGTGACTAGAATGCTTTATCTAAATGAGCAGATGAAAAACAACCAATACATAGAGGATACGATAGTAAATCTACAGCTTAAAAATCAGGATATAGATGAGTATTTTTTAAATAAACTTGTGCTTAAAAACTACGATAATATCAACAATGTTTTAGAGGAACTAGAGTTTGGCTTGTTTAGTATAAGCGGTAAAATTTTTGATGAAAATTTGATGAAAGAGCTCATTAAGGCATTTAATGAAAAGGCTCTTTTAATCGAGCGTTTTAACTACATAAACGCGGGCGCTATAACCATACTAAGGCAAAGTGAGATTGAGCTTGAGAGTGTTAGCGAGTATCAAAAAGAGATAAGATCGATAATGATGCGTATCAAAAACTCAAAATTTGCCACGCTTGAAGACATAAACGATATGGAAAATGAGATACAAATGCTTAGCATAAAGCTTTTTGAGCAAAATAATGTTATCTCAAGCGAGTTGCTCGCAAAGCTAAATTTCGTACTTAGTTCAATTATCAAGATGACTGATATAGCCGAGCAAAACACTAGGATAAATCTAAAATCTAAATTTAAAGAGCTAAATGAAATTTATACAAAACATTATGCTCAAGAGATAAATAAGCTTAAAATTTATGGTCTTATCTCTTTAGTATTATTATTCATTTTGGCAGCTCTTGTATCTTGGCTTTTGGTTGCTTCAAGAAAGATGCAAATAGACCTTGAGCTTTATAAAACAGCCGTAAATGAGGGCTTTAGCTCCATCATGTTTACGGATAAGCAAAATTTAATCTCATACACAAATAAGACATTTGAAAGAGTTAGTGGGTATGATAGAGATGAGCTTATAGGTAAAAATCCTGGAATTTTAAAGTCAAACCTACATAGCGAAGGCTTTTACAAAAAGATACAAGATGCTGTGAAATATGCAAAAGAATTTAGCAGCGACGAGCTTATAAGCCGTAGCAAAAGTGGCAAATATATATATGAGAGTGTGCGTTTTGTACCTTTTGTGTTTGAACAAAAACATCTTGGTTTTATAGGCATTAAAATGGACAAAACCAAAGAGACAAATATCGTTAGAGAGCTTGAGCTAAAAAACGAGCAGTTAAAGGCACAGTCTAGTATAGACAAACTTACTGGTTTTGGCAACTACTTTGCGATGGGTGAGACGCTAGAAGAGCAAAAAGATGGGGTTATAATTAGTATAGGTATTAAAAATTTTGATAATTTGCGATTTTTTTACCAGACAAGGGTTGTTGATGCGATGCTTTTGGCATTTGCAAATACCCTAAAGTTATGCGTGCAAACATCTGAGATAAATGCTGAGCTTTATCGCTTTCAAGATGATGAGTTTTATCTTTGGTATAACGGTGATCGTTTAGGTGAGGATATAGGCTATATACAAGATTATTTTGGTTTTTCACAGATGCAAATCGAAGTTGATGGAAAGAGTGAAACACTACCTGGCTTAAAGACTATCATCGGTGTTAGTTTGTCTTTTGATACTCCACAAACTAACCGTCTTGTTCAAGCCATACTTGCCAAAGAGCATGCAAAAAGCCTTGGTAACGAGCTTTATGAGTATCAAGAAAATGATGCTATTGAGCTAAGGTATCACAAAAACCAGTCCATTACACATCTTATTGAGTATGCGATAGAAAACAACACCGTTATAGTCGAATGTCAGGGTATCTTTGATGTTGCTAAGCCAGGAGAAAAAGCGACTTATTATGAAATTTTAGTGCGTATCATCGATCAAAGTGGCAAGATACGGTATCCTGGGGAGTTTTTGGATGTTGCCCTGCAAGCACAGCTTTATACGCAAATAACTAAAAAAGTCATAGAGCATGCATTTGCCTTGGTTGAGCGCTATCCAGACTACACTTTCTCTGTCAATCTTTCTGGTATTGATATCATAGATCAGTCTGTGCGCGAGTTTTTGGATGAAAAACTACAACTTTGCTCAGACGCAAGTCGTATTTGTTTTGAAATTTTAGAGAGCGAGGAGATAGGGGACTATGATGTTATCGCTTCGTTTATTAAGCATATTAAGGGGTATGGAAGCAAAATTTCTATCGATGATTTTGGCTCTGGATACTCAAACTACTACCGAATTTTAGAACTTGATATAGATAATATCAAAATAGACGGCTCTATCATTAAAAAGCTTCCAACAGATCAAAACGCAAGATATTTGGTCGAGACGATAGTGACTTTTGCCTCAAAGCAAAACTATAAAATCGTTGCTGAGTTTGTTGGTTCCCCTGAAATTTTAGAGCAAGTAAGAAACTTTAATATCCACTATGCACAAGGCTTCTTGCTAGGCAAACCAACTCCAGCAGATAGCTTATAG
- a CDS encoding metal ABC transporter ATP-binding protein has translation MSEIKIQNLSFGYDSQVVLKDINLSFSTSDFLAIIGPNGGGKSTLLKLMLGLLTPTSGSVEIFGKEPSQMSAQIGYVPQSFTLNPSFPLRVLDVVLMGLIEKKIFGFYTNKQKEQAINALKKVDMQNFKNAKITELSGGQRQRVYIARALVSQAKVLMLDEPTASIDTKTQAEIYTLLKRINDSGVAIVLVSHDANIALSFANKVAYVSTNLHLHELKADQNRQDFIYHLATNHNHFCDVELALKECGCA, from the coding sequence GTGAGCGAAATTAAGATACAAAATTTAAGCTTTGGCTATGACAGTCAAGTTGTTTTAAAAGATATAAACTTAAGCTTTAGTACGAGCGATTTTTTAGCTATCATAGGACCAAATGGTGGAGGCAAAAGTACACTTTTAAAACTCATGCTCGGACTTTTAACTCCAACTAGTGGAAGTGTTGAAATTTTTGGAAAAGAGCCAAGTCAAATGAGTGCACAAATCGGCTATGTCCCACAAAGTTTCACGCTAAATCCAAGCTTTCCATTACGGGTTTTAGATGTCGTCTTAATGGGTCTTATAGAAAAGAAAATTTTTGGTTTTTATACAAACAAACAAAAAGAGCAAGCTATAAACGCTCTTAAAAAAGTCGATATGCAAAATTTTAAAAATGCCAAAATAACCGAACTTAGCGGCGGTCAAAGGCAAAGAGTGTACATCGCAAGGGCATTGGTAAGCCAGGCAAAAGTGCTTATGCTTGACGAGCCAACAGCTAGCATAGATACAAAAACGCAAGCTGAAATTTACACTTTACTAAAGCGCATAAATGACAGCGGAGTTGCCATAGTTTTAGTAAGTCACGACGCAAATATCGCACTAAGCTTTGCCAATAAAGTCGCCTATGTAAGTACAAATTTACACCTGCATGAGCTAAAAGCTGATCAGAATAGACAAGACTTTATCTACCATCTAGCAACTAATCATAACCACTTTTGCGATGTTGAGCTTGCTTTAAAAGAGTGTGGCTGTGCGTAA
- a CDS encoding DUF4197 family protein, with translation MKKTLIFCAVLAALNSQAFDLNSAINTAKDVSNGVSPGDYKSIVTKALEASVNELSKNGFLNNSVAKIELPPALKTAAALAKSVGGEKYANEMAKAINQSATKAVSGASVVIADVVKNMREDELKSLFQDSKGSVTQYMQKNASSRLDAVFKPIISDMMSKNSFANAYNTLNSYVKDSEILKGEMAKNIKNVAANFGVKDVLPNDDEDLNGYISRKTLEGLFEVMRQKEQALRDGVMGKGADILKGILQ, from the coding sequence ATGAAAAAAACTCTTATATTTTGTGCTGTTTTAGCGGCTTTAAATTCACAAGCATTTGATCTAAATAGTGCCATAAATACGGCAAAAGATGTCTCTAATGGGGTAAGTCCTGGAGATTATAAAAGTATCGTTACGAAGGCGCTTGAGGCCTCTGTAAATGAGCTTAGCAAAAATGGTTTTTTAAATAACTCAGTCGCTAAAATTGAGCTTCCACCAGCACTAAAAACAGCAGCAGCACTTGCCAAAAGCGTGGGTGGTGAAAAGTATGCAAATGAGATGGCAAAAGCTATCAACCAAAGTGCCACAAAAGCAGTTAGTGGAGCTAGTGTGGTTATTGCTGATGTGGTAAAAAATATGCGAGAAGATGAGCTAAAAAGTTTATTTCAAGACTCTAAGGGCTCTGTTACGCAGTATATGCAAAAAAATGCTAGCTCTAGGCTAGATGCTGTTTTTAAGCCAATCATCTCAGATATGATGAGTAAAAATAGCTTTGCAAATGCCTATAATACGCTAAATTCCTATGTCAAAGATAGTGAGATTTTAAAAGGCGAAATGGCAAAAAATATAAAAAATGTAGCTGCAAATTTTGGTGTAAAAGATGTCTTGCCAAACGATGACGAGGATTTAAATGGTTACATTTCACGAAAGACATTAGAGGGTCTTTTTGAGGTTATGAGGCAAAAAGAGCAGGCGCTTCGTGATGGTGTGATGGGTAAAGGTGCTGATATATTAAAGGGTATTTTGCAGTAA
- a CDS encoding metal ABC transporter solute-binding protein, Zn/Mn family has translation MKKIFMLLCISAVAIFAKPQVSVSIIPTKYFVEQIAADTVDVNVMVGAGADPHTYEPKPKQMTELEKSEIYFAVGIEFEDVWLEKFKQNYPKMRVVPTQEGVELIKMVEHGHSHDGHAHGPHCDHHHGEFDPHIWLDPVIVKTQAANIAKALSEKYPANKELYAKNLAKFEANLDALDKEIAQKLSGMKNRKFMVYHPSWGYFAKRYNLEQIAIEAGGKEPKPAQLAELIDEAKEHDIKVVFVAPNFSKKAAQTIAAQAGAQVVEVDQLPLKWEESMRQMTEILAKSN, from the coding sequence ATGAAAAAAATCTTTATGTTGCTATGCATTAGCGCAGTTGCAATCTTTGCTAAGCCGCAAGTTAGCGTATCTATAATCCCGACAAAATACTTTGTTGAGCAAATAGCTGCAGATACAGTTGATGTAAATGTCATGGTAGGAGCGGGTGCCGATCCGCACACTTATGAGCCAAAACCAAAACAGATGACAGAGCTAGAAAAAAGCGAAATTTACTTTGCTGTTGGTATAGAATTTGAAGATGTTTGGCTAGAAAAATTTAAACAAAACTATCCAAAAATGCGAGTTGTGCCTACACAAGAGGGTGTTGAGCTTATAAAAATGGTTGAGCACGGACACTCACACGATGGTCATGCTCACGGTCCACACTGCGACCATCATCATGGCGAATTTGACCCGCATATTTGGCTAGATCCAGTGATAGTAAAAACTCAAGCTGCAAATATAGCAAAAGCACTGTCTGAAAAATACCCAGCAAACAAAGAGCTTTATGCAAAAAATTTAGCTAAATTTGAGGCAAATCTTGACGCGCTTGATAAAGAGATAGCACAAAAACTTAGCGGTATGAAAAATAGAAAATTTATGGTATATCATCCATCTTGGGGCTATTTTGCAAAACGCTATAATTTAGAGCAAATAGCCATCGAGGCTGGTGGAAAAGAGCCAAAGCCAGCACAACTTGCTGAGCTTATAGATGAAGCAAAAGAGCATGATATAAAAGTTGTTTTCGTAGCTCCAAATTTTAGCAAAAAAGCAGCACAAACCATCGCCGCTCAAGCTGGTGCACAAGTCGTTGAAGTCGATCAACTTCCATTAAAATGGGAAGAGAGCATGAGACAAATGACGGAAATTTTGGCAAAAAGTAACTAA